From Pungitius pungitius chromosome 9, fPunPun2.1, whole genome shotgun sequence, one genomic window encodes:
- the LOC119217666 gene encoding uncharacterized protein LOC119217666 isoform X1 yields the protein MGNGTVVLKGHFYFKRLPNGAFDRSRVICYHCKLEFAYHRSTTSLKYHLKALHGVDASLPPSDTRAITVVRPRKTAQCGGTLDKPTGEKLTNALAAWIVKDSRPIAALEDVGLRRVLRIATKDVAYEPPTRRTVVQRIHKLLETETSTNAAALQHQHPEEALDFNHDELLKDGPFVQNASNTNYVPDAVLPPGEPWLRGGPSRATLSLPSCLFLCGEPGSEVPAAGFSGDEQMGEMKVYAKCHLQQGVMFGPYVGEMCREKMPTDLKYAWAIRDDAAFVYVDASDESKSNWMRYVTYTSREDGHNLVVFQFYRHIYYKVSQPITEGGELRVCISKDYATLLGLEMGDNTKCEVGDKETFLSLLHNIQLVTLPEPSSSSIWGDRSQSQSPKLLISDVSTMSSPDAASDSAFPSLISPAGSQSFEKYDFMPGTEILLSNPNATPTSPWYFFGFEPDPTGRPLDRCTAVCKLCVEHVGCGGGAADLHNHLTSKHHIRLPRDGTKERTCLPIGPQRSQPAMVNGILVGTPPPVLSAHVTDAIANFLITDLQPPAVVEGDGFKQLINTFLPSCKKLPSLWQLQNLLKTHHTKSKTSLALLLRTKMGSGNNAPTSDYTAPVEFEPRKRGRPPSRQKEVPHFVTLSVDVWAHNWQDDTERYLTLWAHYIDYGFSFRNMALATRILTAGGGKDYTPQAVEAQVKVMAQEWGISMPNLVLLGGEVKNKTRPVKKTGEAAERAPHPNSTTFLEREDTVSPEELRGQEPGDSGERPPSVPSFFSAVQGCIEEVIAHSVVSKTLGQFQRALANLFVPPAQDKGPHQHHAQSLLQTLGKQEQAELKSWAHSRPTWNKLYPLLSVLLKHKSLFCDVLNEIKSDGLPCTGSESSLSGGWQANASAGSTTLRADWKVVEELCSVLKPLDVACRTLAKEAFPRLSLIKPILTGLLSRHLVPRSGDSSSILKEVKRMMRRNLASCYESPAVNQVLCVACALDPQFHGLGFMEVKERKATFDWLKKEAVRIVKEERRRSQGHRRRKRSPSPGSPESDDDFIRRSKRLKDSRPINFREFADLDEDEEVDEVEDEDEDADADAGADDDAESDAVETDESEGADPVPQGGLSGMEFLLGDLFCSIPKSKQSSVEVSVDMELSVFRADKGASLGVEPLQWWRTKAVQLPLLATVARAYLAAPAVAGSAAQDFAQDEALATYRKRANIPPESLDSILFLHHNQMPTTESGQIAAGNNDKTCGI from the exons ATGGGGAACGGCACGGTGGTTTTAAAAGGCCACTTCTATTTTAAACGTCTACCAAACGGCGCATTCGATCGATCCAGAGTGATCTGTTACCACTGCAAACTGGAATTCGCGTATCACCGGAGCACCACGAGCCTAAAGTACCACTTGAAGGCGCTGCACGGCGTTGACGCCAGCCTGCCGCCGTCAGACACGCGAGCAATCACCGTAGTCCGACCTCGGAAGACCGCGCAGTGCGGGGGAACCCTCGACAAGCCGACGGGGGAGAAGTTGACCAATGCCCTGGCCGCGTGGATAGTCAAGGACTCCAGGCCGATTGCCGCGTTGGAAGACGTGGGCCTGAGGCGCGTCCTGAGGATCGCGACCAAAGACGTTGCATACGAGCCTCCCACGAGACGCACCGTCGTACAGAGGATACACAAGTTGCTCGAAACCGAGACGTCTACAAACGCTGCGGCGTTGCAACATCAGCACCCCGAGGAAG CTTTGGATTTTAACCATGATGAATTGCTCAAGGATGGTCCTTTCGTCCAGAATGCTTCCAACACAAACTACGTCCCAGATGCTGTTTTGCCGCCGGGAGAGCCATGGCTTCGCGGCGGCCCCTCCCGGGCAACGCTGTCGCTGCCCTCCTGCCTGTTCCTATGTGGGGAGCCTGGGTCTGAGGTGCCTGCTGCCGGGTTTTCTGGCGACGAGCAGATGGGAGAGATGAAAGTGTACGCCAAGTGTCATCTACAGCAGGGCGTCATGTTTGGGCCGTACGTAGGGGAAATGTGCAGAGAAAAAATGCCGACCGACCTCAAATACGCCTGGGCT ATCAGAGACGATGCCGCTTTTGTCTACGTTGACGCTTCTGATGAAAGCAAATCTAACTGGATGAG GTACGTAACATACACCAGTCGGGAGGACGGACATAACCTGGTCGTCTTCCAGTTCTACCGCCACATCTACTACAAGGTTTCCCAGCCGATTACGGAGGGAGGGGAGCTGAGGGTCTGTATCAGTAAGGATTATGCCACCTTGCTGGGCCTCGAAATGG GTGACAATACGAAATGTGAAGTTGGAGACAAGGAGACATTCCTGAGCCTCCTGCACAACATCCAACTGGTCACCCTCCCTGagcccagcagctcctccatctgGGGGGACCGCAGCCAGTCGCAGAGCCCCAAGCTCCTCATCAGTGACGTGTCCACGATGTCAAGCCCAGACGCAGCCAGTGACTCTGCCTTCCCCTCCCTGATCTCCCCAGCGGGCTCTCAGTCATTCGAAAAATACGATTTCATGCCCGGAACCGAGATACTGCTGAGTAATCCAAACGCCACACCGACCAGCCCGTGGTACTTTTTTGGGTTTGAGCCGGACCCCACCGGTCGGCCTCTGGACCGCTGCACTGCAGTGTGTAAGCTGTGTGTAGAACACGTGggttgtggaggaggagcagcggatCTGCATAACCACCTGACCAGCAAGCACCACATCAGACTACCGCGCGACGGCACCAAGGAGCGGACCTGCCTGCCAATAG GTCCACAGCGCTCACAGCCCGCCATGGTTAACGGCATTTTGGTCGGCACCCCCCCACCGGTGCTGTCCGCTCATGTGACCGATGCCATCGCCAACTTTCTCATCACGGATCTCCAGCCGCCAGCCGTGGTGGAAGGCGACGGCTTCAAACAGCTGATCAACACCTTCCTGCCCTCCTGCAAGAAGCTGCCTTCGCTGTGGCAGCTCCAGAACCTCCTGAAAACACACCACACCAAAAGCAAGACGAGCCtggcgctgctgctgaggaCGAAAATGGGAAGTGGCAATAATGCGCCTACGTCTGACTACACTGCTCCTGTGGAGTTTGAGCCCCGGAAACGCGGGCGACCTCCCAGCCGACAGAAGGAAGTGCCTCACTTTGTCACGTTGAGTGTCGACGTTTGGGCGCACAACTGGCAGGACGACACGGAGCGGTACCTCACCCTCTGGGCACATTACATCGACTATGGCTTTAGTTTTCGAAACATGGCACTGGCCACCCGAATACTGACAGCAGGCGGTGGTAAAGATTACACGCCGCAAGCAGTGGAGGCTCAAGTGAAGGTGATGGCTCAGGAGTGGGGGATCTCCATGCCGAATCTGGTCTTGCTGGGAGGGGAGGTCAAGAACAAGACGAGGCCGGTTAAGAAAACCGGAGAAGCTGCCGAAAGGGCCCCTCACCCAAACTCGACGACATTTCTCGAGAGGGAGGACACCGTCTCGCCTGAGGAACTGCGAGGCCAGGAGCCTGGCGACTCTGGCGAACGGCCGCCGTCCGTGCCGAGCTTCTTCAGCGCCGTGCAGGGCTGCATCGAGGAAGTGATCGCGCACTCTGTCGTCTCCAAGACCCTCGGCCAATTCCAGCGCGCTCTCGCCAACCTGTTCGTGCCACCTGCTCAAGACAAAGGCCCTCATCAGCACCACGCCCAGAGTCTGTTGCAGACCCTGGGGAAGCAAGAACAGGCGGAGCTGAAGTCGTGGGCTCACAGCCGGCCAACGTGGAATAAGCTGTACCCTCTGCTCAGCGTGCTCCTCAAACACAAGAGCCTTTTCTGTGATGTGCTCAACGAGATCAAAAGTGACGGCTTGCCTTGCACTGGCTCGGAATCCAGTTTGTCCGGCGGCTGGCAGGCCAACGCCTCCGCGGGCTCCACGACTCTGCGAGCTGACTggaaggtggtggaggagctgtGTTCGGTCCTCAAGCCGTTGGACGTGGCGTGTCGAACTCTCGCCAAGGAGGCCTTCCCccgtctgtccctaatcaaacCAATTCTCACGGGCCTGCTCTCGCGCCACCTTGTGCCGCGGTCAGGAGATTCGTCCTCCATCCTGAAGGAAgtgaagaggatgatgaggcGGAACCTGGCGAGCTGTTATGAAAGCCCCGCCGTCAACCAAGTTCTGTGTGTTGCGTGTGCCCTCGACCCCCAGTTCCACGGACTGGGCTTCATGGAGGTGAAG GAACGGAAAGCCACTTTTGATTGGCTGAAGAAAGAGGCTGTCAGgattgtgaaggaggagaggaggcgaagTCAAGGTCAtcggcggaggaagaggagccccTCGCCCGGGTCACCAGAGTCCGACGATGACTTCATACGGAGGAGCAAGCGCCTCAAGGACTCCCGCCCGATAAACTTCAGGGAGTTTGCTGACctagatgaagatgaagaggtaGACGAagttgaagatgaagatgaagatgcggATGCGGATGCAGGTGCAGATGACGACGCAGAGAGTGATGCAGTGGAGACGGATGAAAGCGAGGGGGCCGATCCCGTCCCCCAGGGAGGACTCTCTGGTATGGAGTTCCTCCTGGGAGACCTGTTCTGCTCCATCCCCAAGAGCAAGCAGAGCTCCGTGGAGGTCTCTGTAGACATGGAGTTGTCCGTCTTCAGAGCCGACAAGGGGGCTTCGCTGGGAGTGGAGCCCCTGCAGTGGTGGAGGACCAAGGCTGTGCAGCTGCCGCTATTGGCCACGGTGGCCCGGGCCTACTTGGCTGCCCCGGCGGTGGCAGGTAGCGCTGCACAGGACTTTGCGCAGGATGAAGCGTTAGCTACGTACAGGAAGAGGGCCAACATTCCTCCAGAAAGTTTGGACTCCATCTTGTTTCTGCACCACAACCAGATGCCCACCACGGAGAGCGGGCAAATAGCAGCTGGGAACAACGACAAAACCTGTGGGATATAA
- the LOC119217666 gene encoding uncharacterized protein LOC119217666 isoform X2, which produces MDLVSKPRSKSVVWLYFGFKADDKGQPVNNGEVICRLCRKKVLAKGGNTTNLRSHLKRRHRAQFFKKISSTTKALDFNHDELLKDGPFVQNASNTNYVPDAVLPPGEPWLRGGPSRATLSLPSCLFLCGEPGSEVPAAGFSGDEQMGEMKVYAKCHLQQGVMFGPYVGEMCREKMPTDLKYAWAIRDDAAFVYVDASDESKSNWMRYVTYTSREDGHNLVVFQFYRHIYYKVSQPITEGGELRVCISKDYATLLGLEMGDNTKCEVGDKETFLSLLHNIQLVTLPEPSSSSIWGDRSQSQSPKLLISDVSTMSSPDAASDSAFPSLISPAGSQSFEKYDFMPGTEILLSNPNATPTSPWYFFGFEPDPTGRPLDRCTAVCKLCVEHVGCGGGAADLHNHLTSKHHIRLPRDGTKERTCLPIGPQRSQPAMVNGILVGTPPPVLSAHVTDAIANFLITDLQPPAVVEGDGFKQLINTFLPSCKKLPSLWQLQNLLKTHHTKSKTSLALLLRTKMGSGNNAPTSDYTAPVEFEPRKRGRPPSRQKEVPHFVTLSVDVWAHNWQDDTERYLTLWAHYIDYGFSFRNMALATRILTAGGGKDYTPQAVEAQVKVMAQEWGISMPNLVLLGGEVKNKTRPVKKTGEAAERAPHPNSTTFLEREDTVSPEELRGQEPGDSGERPPSVPSFFSAVQGCIEEVIAHSVVSKTLGQFQRALANLFVPPAQDKGPHQHHAQSLLQTLGKQEQAELKSWAHSRPTWNKLYPLLSVLLKHKSLFCDVLNEIKSDGLPCTGSESSLSGGWQANASAGSTTLRADWKVVEELCSVLKPLDVACRTLAKEAFPRLSLIKPILTGLLSRHLVPRSGDSSSILKEVKRMMRRNLASCYESPAVNQVLCVACALDPQFHGLGFMEVKERKATFDWLKKEAVRIVKEERRRSQGHRRRKRSPSPGSPESDDDFIRRSKRLKDSRPINFREFADLDEDEEVDEVEDEDEDADADAGADDDAESDAVETDESEGADPVPQGGLSGMEFLLGDLFCSIPKSKQSSVEVSVDMELSVFRADKGASLGVEPLQWWRTKAVQLPLLATVARAYLAAPAVAGSAAQDFAQDEALATYRKRANIPPESLDSILFLHHNQMPTTESGQIAAGNNDKTCGI; this is translated from the exons ATGGATCTTGTCAGTAAACCAAGAAGCAAGTCAGTTGTGTGGCTGTATTTTGGCTTTAAAGCTGACGATAAAGGACAACCTGTAAACAACGGGGAGGTGATATGTCGTTTGTGCCGTAAAAAAGTACTTGCTAAAGGTGGAAATACTACTAATTTAAGAAGTCATCTGAAACGTCGACATCGTGCTCAGTTCTTCAAGAAAATTTCTTCGACCACCAAAG CTTTGGATTTTAACCATGATGAATTGCTCAAGGATGGTCCTTTCGTCCAGAATGCTTCCAACACAAACTACGTCCCAGATGCTGTTTTGCCGCCGGGAGAGCCATGGCTTCGCGGCGGCCCCTCCCGGGCAACGCTGTCGCTGCCCTCCTGCCTGTTCCTATGTGGGGAGCCTGGGTCTGAGGTGCCTGCTGCCGGGTTTTCTGGCGACGAGCAGATGGGAGAGATGAAAGTGTACGCCAAGTGTCATCTACAGCAGGGCGTCATGTTTGGGCCGTACGTAGGGGAAATGTGCAGAGAAAAAATGCCGACCGACCTCAAATACGCCTGGGCT ATCAGAGACGATGCCGCTTTTGTCTACGTTGACGCTTCTGATGAAAGCAAATCTAACTGGATGAG GTACGTAACATACACCAGTCGGGAGGACGGACATAACCTGGTCGTCTTCCAGTTCTACCGCCACATCTACTACAAGGTTTCCCAGCCGATTACGGAGGGAGGGGAGCTGAGGGTCTGTATCAGTAAGGATTATGCCACCTTGCTGGGCCTCGAAATGG GTGACAATACGAAATGTGAAGTTGGAGACAAGGAGACATTCCTGAGCCTCCTGCACAACATCCAACTGGTCACCCTCCCTGagcccagcagctcctccatctgGGGGGACCGCAGCCAGTCGCAGAGCCCCAAGCTCCTCATCAGTGACGTGTCCACGATGTCAAGCCCAGACGCAGCCAGTGACTCTGCCTTCCCCTCCCTGATCTCCCCAGCGGGCTCTCAGTCATTCGAAAAATACGATTTCATGCCCGGAACCGAGATACTGCTGAGTAATCCAAACGCCACACCGACCAGCCCGTGGTACTTTTTTGGGTTTGAGCCGGACCCCACCGGTCGGCCTCTGGACCGCTGCACTGCAGTGTGTAAGCTGTGTGTAGAACACGTGggttgtggaggaggagcagcggatCTGCATAACCACCTGACCAGCAAGCACCACATCAGACTACCGCGCGACGGCACCAAGGAGCGGACCTGCCTGCCAATAG GTCCACAGCGCTCACAGCCCGCCATGGTTAACGGCATTTTGGTCGGCACCCCCCCACCGGTGCTGTCCGCTCATGTGACCGATGCCATCGCCAACTTTCTCATCACGGATCTCCAGCCGCCAGCCGTGGTGGAAGGCGACGGCTTCAAACAGCTGATCAACACCTTCCTGCCCTCCTGCAAGAAGCTGCCTTCGCTGTGGCAGCTCCAGAACCTCCTGAAAACACACCACACCAAAAGCAAGACGAGCCtggcgctgctgctgaggaCGAAAATGGGAAGTGGCAATAATGCGCCTACGTCTGACTACACTGCTCCTGTGGAGTTTGAGCCCCGGAAACGCGGGCGACCTCCCAGCCGACAGAAGGAAGTGCCTCACTTTGTCACGTTGAGTGTCGACGTTTGGGCGCACAACTGGCAGGACGACACGGAGCGGTACCTCACCCTCTGGGCACATTACATCGACTATGGCTTTAGTTTTCGAAACATGGCACTGGCCACCCGAATACTGACAGCAGGCGGTGGTAAAGATTACACGCCGCAAGCAGTGGAGGCTCAAGTGAAGGTGATGGCTCAGGAGTGGGGGATCTCCATGCCGAATCTGGTCTTGCTGGGAGGGGAGGTCAAGAACAAGACGAGGCCGGTTAAGAAAACCGGAGAAGCTGCCGAAAGGGCCCCTCACCCAAACTCGACGACATTTCTCGAGAGGGAGGACACCGTCTCGCCTGAGGAACTGCGAGGCCAGGAGCCTGGCGACTCTGGCGAACGGCCGCCGTCCGTGCCGAGCTTCTTCAGCGCCGTGCAGGGCTGCATCGAGGAAGTGATCGCGCACTCTGTCGTCTCCAAGACCCTCGGCCAATTCCAGCGCGCTCTCGCCAACCTGTTCGTGCCACCTGCTCAAGACAAAGGCCCTCATCAGCACCACGCCCAGAGTCTGTTGCAGACCCTGGGGAAGCAAGAACAGGCGGAGCTGAAGTCGTGGGCTCACAGCCGGCCAACGTGGAATAAGCTGTACCCTCTGCTCAGCGTGCTCCTCAAACACAAGAGCCTTTTCTGTGATGTGCTCAACGAGATCAAAAGTGACGGCTTGCCTTGCACTGGCTCGGAATCCAGTTTGTCCGGCGGCTGGCAGGCCAACGCCTCCGCGGGCTCCACGACTCTGCGAGCTGACTggaaggtggtggaggagctgtGTTCGGTCCTCAAGCCGTTGGACGTGGCGTGTCGAACTCTCGCCAAGGAGGCCTTCCCccgtctgtccctaatcaaacCAATTCTCACGGGCCTGCTCTCGCGCCACCTTGTGCCGCGGTCAGGAGATTCGTCCTCCATCCTGAAGGAAgtgaagaggatgatgaggcGGAACCTGGCGAGCTGTTATGAAAGCCCCGCCGTCAACCAAGTTCTGTGTGTTGCGTGTGCCCTCGACCCCCAGTTCCACGGACTGGGCTTCATGGAGGTGAAG GAACGGAAAGCCACTTTTGATTGGCTGAAGAAAGAGGCTGTCAGgattgtgaaggaggagaggaggcgaagTCAAGGTCAtcggcggaggaagaggagccccTCGCCCGGGTCACCAGAGTCCGACGATGACTTCATACGGAGGAGCAAGCGCCTCAAGGACTCCCGCCCGATAAACTTCAGGGAGTTTGCTGACctagatgaagatgaagaggtaGACGAagttgaagatgaagatgaagatgcggATGCGGATGCAGGTGCAGATGACGACGCAGAGAGTGATGCAGTGGAGACGGATGAAAGCGAGGGGGCCGATCCCGTCCCCCAGGGAGGACTCTCTGGTATGGAGTTCCTCCTGGGAGACCTGTTCTGCTCCATCCCCAAGAGCAAGCAGAGCTCCGTGGAGGTCTCTGTAGACATGGAGTTGTCCGTCTTCAGAGCCGACAAGGGGGCTTCGCTGGGAGTGGAGCCCCTGCAGTGGTGGAGGACCAAGGCTGTGCAGCTGCCGCTATTGGCCACGGTGGCCCGGGCCTACTTGGCTGCCCCGGCGGTGGCAGGTAGCGCTGCACAGGACTTTGCGCAGGATGAAGCGTTAGCTACGTACAGGAAGAGGGCCAACATTCCTCCAGAAAGTTTGGACTCCATCTTGTTTCTGCACCACAACCAGATGCCCACCACGGAGAGCGGGCAAATAGCAGCTGGGAACAACGACAAAACCTGTGGGATATAA